The following coding sequences lie in one Xiphophorus maculatus strain JP 163 A chromosome 4, X_maculatus-5.0-male, whole genome shotgun sequence genomic window:
- the LOC102236452 gene encoding synaptotagmin-9-like: MPGDRDDEICQKALELLSDLCSKGEVQNENCLDFIYYFRDLTRPRYSDSDISVSLLSLVVTACGLALFGVSLFVSWKLCWIPWRERGLSPTTKEAQGHINPTMSPLPTQPAPQQPVYTAVDPPMHNRRKSSHCSVAKEPTPVASIVSVEAPMTPVSPPPVVLATPEAAMKISHTSPDIPLDAQSKTRENGVHTNPRMQRQTTEPAPGGCSEMGQGSIRRHINLSNPDFNVAQFQRQDSLTGMGLGLGRLKPELYKQRSLEGDEGSRRGGGCGRLHFILKFDCDLEQLIVKIHKAEDLPAKDFSGTSDPYVKIYLLPDRKTKHQTKVHRKTLNPVFDEVFLFPVAYSELPTRKLHFSIYDFDRFSRHDIIGQVVVDNFLDLADFPRETKLCREIQYVSSDNVDLGDLMFSLCYLPTAGRLTITMIQACNLKAMDITGASDPYVKVSLMCEGRRLKKRKTSTKRNTLNPVYNEAIVFDVLPENIEQISLLIAVMDYDRVGHNEVIGVCRVGNDADSLGREHWSEMLTYPRKPVAHWHPLVEYQGTTSSSQGGSCNSLKAPPSP; encoded by the exons ATGCCTGGAGACAGAGATGACGAGATTTGTCAAAAAGCACTCGAACTCCTGTCAGATCTTTGCTCAAAGGGGGAAGTGCAGAATGAAAACTGTCTGGATTTTATCTACTATTTCCGAGATCTCACCAGACCACGATATTCTGATTCAG ATATATCAGTGAGTCTACTCTCACTAGTGGTTACTGCCTGTGGATTGGCACTATTTGGGGTTTCCCTCTTTGTCTCCTGGAAACTCTGCTGGATACCATGGAGGGAGCGAGGACTTTCACCCACAACAAAGGAGGCTCAAGGGCACATAAACCCCACCATGAGCCCTCTGCCCACACAGCCTGCACCCCAACAGCCAGTTTACACTGCCGTCGACCCTCCGATGCACAACCGCCGTAAGTCTTCACATTGTTCTGTCGCCAAAGAGCCTACACCCGTAGCCTCTATTGTGTCAGTGGAGGCTCCCATGACTCCCGTGTCACCTCCACCTGTGGTGCTGGCCACACCAGAGGCAGCTATGAAGATAAGCCACACATCCCCGGACATACCACTGGATGCTCAGAGTAAAACTCGGGAAAACGGAGTTCACACAAACCCTCGAATGCAGAGGCAGacaacagaaccagcaccagGTGGTTGCTCAGAAATGGG tcAAGGTTCCATTCGCAGACATATCAACCTCTCTAACCCAGATTTCAATGTGGCACAGTTCCAAAGACAGGATTCCCTTACTGGAATGGGTCTTGGCCTTGGCCGCCTCAAACCCGAGCTGTACAAGCAACGCTCACTTGAGGGGGATGAGGGCAGTCGCAGAGGTGGGGGCTGTGGGCGCCtccattttattcttaaatttgaCTGCGACTTGGAACAATTAATAGTTAAAATCCACAAAGCAGAGGACCTCCCAGCCAAGGATTTCTCTGGTACCTCTGATCCTTATGTTAAGATCTACCTGCTGCCTGATCGGAAGACTAAACACCAGACCAAGGTGCACCGCAAGACGCTCAACCCTGTGTTTGACGAGGTCTTCCTGTTCCCTGTGGCCTACTCTGAGCTTCCCACACGAAAGCTGCATTTCAGCATCTATGACTTCGACCGCTTTTCACGCCATGATATCATCGGTCAAGTAGTGGTAGACAACTTCCTGGATCTGGCAGATTTTCCCAGGGAGACAAAACTCTGCCGTGAAATCCAATATGTCTCCTCG GATAACGTGGACCTTGGGGATTTGATGTTCTCCCTCTGCTACTTGCCTACAGCAGGCCGATTGACCATCACCATGATACAGGCTTGCAATCTTAAGGCCATGGATATAACTGGTGCATCAG ATCCGTATGTGAAGGTTTCTCTGATGTGTGAGGGTCGGAGACTGAAGAAAAGGAAGACATCTACGAAAAGAAACACCTTGAACCCAGTCTATAACGAGGCTATTGTCTTTGATGTCCTTCCAGAAAACATTGAGCAGATCAGCCTTTTAATAGCAGTGATGGACTATGATCG TGTGGGTCATAATGAGGTCATTGGTGTGTGTCGAGTCGGCAATGATGCAGACAGCCTCGGTCGAGAACACTGGAGTGAAATGCTCACATATCCACGGAAACCTGTCGCCCACTGGCATCCTCTTGTTGAG TACCAGGGGACTACAAGTAGTAGCCAAGGAGGATCTTGTAATTCCCTCAAAGCTCCTCCTTCTCCGTAG